From Ictidomys tridecemlineatus isolate mIctTri1 chromosome 2, mIctTri1.hap1, whole genome shotgun sequence, the proteins below share one genomic window:
- the Prss2 gene encoding trypsin-2, with protein sequence MQDWEWENCRCVCAGTSVTFHLQHPLLPHWGGIKAPLHHLLTHTSATMNALLILAFVGAAVALPIDDDDKIVGGYTCQENSVPYQVSLNSGYHFCGGSLINQQWVVSAAHCYKSRIQVRLGEHNIEVIEGNEQFINSAKVIRHPNYSSRTLDNDIMLIKLASPAAINARVSTVSLPTSCAPAGTQCLISGWGNTLSSGVNYPDLLQCLHAPLLSQAQCEAAYPGQITNNMVCAGFLEGGKDSCQGDSGGPVVCNGQLQGIVSWGYGCALKDNPGVYTRVCNYVDWIQKTIAAN encoded by the exons ATGCAAGACTGGGAATGGGAAAACTGCAGGTGTGTTTGTGCAGGGACGTCGGTGACCTTTCATCTCCAGCACCCTCTTCTCCCTCACTGGGGAGGTATAAAGGCGCCTCTCCACCACCTGCTCACACACACTTCTGCCACCATGAATGCCCTCCTGATCCTGGCCTTTGTGGGAGCCGCTG TTGCTCTCCCCATTGATGACGATGACAAGATTGTCGGGGGCTACACCTGTCAGGAGAATTCCGTCCCCTACCAGGTGTCTCTGAACTCAGGCTACCACTTCTGTGGAGGCTCCCTCATCAACCAACAGTGGGTGGTGTCTGCCGCTCACTGCTACAAGTC TCGCATCCAGGTGAGACTGGGAGAGCACAACATCGAAGTCATCGAGGGGAATGAGCAGTTCATCAACTCGGCCAAGGTCATCCGCCACCCTAACTACAGCAGCCGGACCCTGGACAATGACATCATGCTGATCAAGCTCGCCTCTCCTGCGGCCATCAACGCCCGGGTGTCCACCGTGTCTCTGCCCACCTCCTGTGCACCTGCGggcacccagtgcctcatctcTGGCTGGGGCAACACCCTGAGCTCTGGTG TCAACTACCCAGACCTGCTGCAATGCCTGCATGCCCCGCTGCTGAGCCAGGCTCAGTGTGAAGCTGCCTACCCTGGACAGATCACCAACAACATGGTGTGCGCCGGCTTCCTGGAGGGAGGCAAGGATTCTTGCCAG GGTGACTCCGGTGGCCCTGTGGTCTGCAATGGTCAGCTTCAGGGAATTGTCTCCTGGGGCTATGGCTGTGCCCTGAAGGATAATCCTGGAGTCTATACCAGGGTGTGCAACTATGTGGACTGGATCCAGAAGACCATCGCTGCCAATTAA